In Syntrophorhabdaceae bacterium, a single window of DNA contains:
- the secF gene encoding protein translocase subunit SecF produces MKFREIIQKPNLDFISLRNKMFLLSLILTILGLVAFVMTSFGKANMSVDFTGGTNLQIRFAEPVGIGELRDALLTGGLHDVQIQEVSGSKEFLVKTKIVDTEKEKIQDILGKIVSTKLQGKKYEILGSNMVGSSVGQTLKKNAIIAIIISLVCIIIYIAWRFTFVFGIAAAIATFHDVIAMLGIFWILNEEMNILFITALLTIAGYSLTDTVVVFDRIRENMAKMKSKSDLGNVINLSINEVLSRTLITSLTVLLVLAALLFMGGKVLFEFSLALFIGVIIGTYSSIFVASPLIFLWRKRVR; encoded by the coding sequence ATGAAATTCAGAGAAATTATACAGAAACCCAATTTGGATTTTATAAGCCTGAGGAACAAGATGTTTCTCCTCTCCCTTATCCTCACCATTCTCGGGCTCGTTGCCTTTGTAATGACATCCTTCGGCAAGGCGAACATGAGCGTCGACTTCACGGGGGGAACGAATCTGCAGATCAGGTTCGCAGAGCCCGTAGGCATCGGGGAACTTCGCGACGCCCTGCTGACCGGGGGACTTCATGACGTGCAGATTCAGGAAGTCAGCGGCTCGAAAGAATTCCTTGTAAAGACGAAGATCGTTGACACTGAAAAGGAAAAGATCCAGGACATTCTGGGCAAGATAGTCTCCACCAAGCTCCAGGGGAAAAAATATGAGATCCTCGGGAGCAACATGGTCGGCTCCTCGGTGGGACAGACGCTCAAGAAGAACGCCATTATCGCCATAATCATCTCCCTGGTGTGTATAATCATCTATATCGCCTGGAGGTTTACCTTCGTCTTCGGCATCGCGGCCGCCATCGCGACCTTTCATGATGTAATCGCAATGCTCGGCATATTCTGGATCCTGAATGAGGAGATGAATATACTCTTCATCACCGCCCTTCTTACGATTGCAGGTTATTCCCTCACGGATACTGTAGTAGTGTTCGACCGTATCCGCGAAAATATGGCTAAAATGAAGTCGAAGTCGGACCTGGGCAATGTGATCAACCTCAGCATCAATGAGGTGCTGAGCCGGACCCTCATTACGTCCCTCACCGTGCTGCTCGTTCTCGCAGCCCTCCTATTTATGGGAGGAAAGGTGTTGTTCGAGTTTTCCCTGGCCCTTTTCATAGGCGTAATTATCGGTACCTATTCATCGATATTTGTGGCAAGCCCCCTTATCTTCCTGTGGAGAAAGAGAGTACGATAA
- the serS gene encoding serine--tRNA ligase codes for MIDPKIIREKPEFLIDSLSKRGATFDIEGLRKIDERRRGLIQESEGMKSQKNDLSNEIAKLRKSGQAAQEQIEDLRDLGRRIEEAERELKEVEKQWDDMILLIPNIPHTSVPVGSGEEDNQVVKVWGEKPSFAFEPLPHWDLGEKLDILDFKRAAKITGSRFILYKSYGALLERALINYMLDLHTREHGYVEVLPPFMVNRDSMTGTGQLPKFEEELFKVDGFDYFLIPTAEVPVTNIHNNEILREEDLPVKYVAYTPCFRKEAGAHGKDTRGLTRLHQFNKVELVKFALPDKSYEELEGLLLDAEDVLKGLKIHYRVSALSTGDLGFSSAKTYDIEVWLPGQNIYREISSCSNFDTFQARRAKIRYRKDSGKVDLLHTLNGSGLAIGRTVMAVMENYQEPDGSIRVPDVLRPYMHGMVRFPS; via the coding sequence ATGATTGATCCGAAGATCATACGTGAAAAACCTGAGTTCCTGATTGACAGCCTGAGTAAACGGGGAGCTACGTTTGATATAGAGGGGCTTCGAAAGATCGATGAGAGACGGAGGGGCCTGATTCAGGAAAGCGAGGGGATGAAGAGTCAAAAGAACGATCTCTCGAACGAGATTGCAAAACTCAGGAAGTCCGGCCAGGCTGCCCAGGAGCAGATCGAAGACCTGAGAGACCTTGGTCGTCGCATTGAGGAGGCGGAGCGGGAGTTGAAAGAAGTCGAGAAGCAGTGGGATGACATGATATTACTCATTCCAAATATACCTCATACCAGTGTGCCTGTCGGCTCCGGAGAAGAAGACAACCAGGTGGTCAAGGTGTGGGGGGAGAAACCGTCTTTCGCATTTGAGCCCCTCCCGCACTGGGATCTCGGTGAAAAACTGGATATTCTCGATTTTAAGAGGGCAGCGAAGATCACGGGCTCCCGGTTCATTCTCTATAAATCTTACGGCGCCCTCCTCGAGAGGGCACTCATAAATTACATGCTCGATCTCCATACCCGGGAGCACGGATACGTGGAGGTCCTCCCTCCTTTCATGGTGAACCGGGATTCCATGACCGGGACCGGCCAGCTTCCGAAGTTCGAGGAAGAACTGTTCAAGGTAGATGGTTTTGATTATTTCCTCATCCCCACTGCAGAGGTGCCCGTCACCAACATTCATAATAATGAAATCCTCCGGGAGGAAGACCTGCCGGTGAAGTATGTCGCCTATACCCCCTGCTTCAGAAAAGAGGCAGGAGCGCACGGGAAGGACACAAGGGGGTTGACGCGGCTCCACCAGTTCAACAAGGTCGAGCTGGTGAAATTTGCCCTCCCCGACAAATCTTATGAAGAGCTCGAAGGCCTCCTTCTCGACGCAGAGGATGTACTGAAAGGTCTAAAGATCCATTACAGGGTATCCGCACTCTCCACCGGCGATCTCGGATTCTCTTCAGCGAAGACCTACGACATAGAGGTGTGGCTGCCCGGCCAGAATATCTACCGCGAGATATCGTCGTGCAGCAACTTTGACACCTTTCAGGCGAGAAGGGCGAAAATACGATATCGAAAGGATTCGGGCAAAGTAGACCTCCTTCATACCCTGAATGGTTCGGGTCTCGCAATCGGACGCACCGTAATGGCGGTCATGGAAAACTACCAGGAGCCGGACGGCTCTATAAGGGTCCCCGATGTGCTGAGACCCTATATGCACGGGATGGTCAGGTTCCCGTCTTAG
- a CDS encoding GerMN domain-containing protein: MKEPFSYKKLLLLGGLALIVVAGSLAVMMALRGRETPAPAAAPKKEALTVFLPTDEGTLFRKRVETKDGISQQEKMDIIMRELRMGNAIPDTVTLHEFSIDGEGVLYLNFSQDMKREKIDAAEEITTVYSVINSFLINFREAGKAQILVEGQAPHTLAGVVYTFAPLEINNQLVEE, from the coding sequence ATGAAAGAACCGTTCTCTTATAAAAAACTTCTTCTACTGGGAGGCCTTGCGCTTATCGTAGTCGCCGGCAGTCTGGCAGTTATGATGGCCTTAAGGGGCAGGGAAACCCCCGCGCCTGCGGCTGCACCAAAAAAGGAGGCTCTCACTGTCTTTCTTCCGACCGATGAGGGAACACTTTTTCGCAAGAGGGTGGAGACGAAAGACGGCATTTCTCAACAGGAAAAAATGGATATAATCATGAGGGAACTGAGGATGGGGAATGCAATACCCGACACGGTCACACTCCATGAGTTTTCAATAGACGGAGAGGGTGTTCTCTATCTCAACTTCTCCCAGGACATGAAGCGTGAGAAAATAGACGCGGCAGAGGAGATCACTACCGTCTATTCCGTTATCAACTCTTTTCTGATCAATTTCCGGGAAGCCGGGAAAGCTCAGATACTCGTGGAGGGACAGGCGCCCCACACCCTCGCCGGTGTGGTCTACACCTTTGCCCCTCTCGAAATAAATAATCAACTAGTGGAGGAGTAA
- a CDS encoding isochorismatase family cysteine hydrolase, with protein sequence MNAAVIIVDMLEGNYRKERTGTREEEKIVIPVRDFLRDCRAFSVPVIFACDSFLEQDFIFRGRMKPHALRGTEGTKPLSDLEPQDKDIILEKRRFSAFFKTDLDQTLRTMGVDTVAVAGINTHFCVLATAFDALCHDFYTVLLDDLSTAYKREIHTGFMDAYRNSAIYPLLRVMDSGEFIKEAGNGR encoded by the coding sequence ATGAATGCCGCCGTCATTATCGTTGATATGCTCGAAGGAAATTACCGCAAAGAGAGAACCGGCACAAGAGAGGAAGAGAAAATAGTCATTCCGGTGAGGGATTTTCTCAGGGACTGCAGGGCTTTTTCCGTCCCGGTTATATTTGCATGCGATAGTTTTCTTGAACAGGATTTCATCTTCCGTGGAAGAATGAAACCTCATGCCTTGCGTGGAACAGAGGGTACAAAGCCCCTCTCCGACCTCGAGCCCCAGGACAAGGATATAATACTTGAGAAAAGAAGGTTCAGCGCCTTTTTCAAAACGGACCTCGATCAGACTTTGCGTACGATGGGAGTGGATACCGTGGCAGTGGCCGGCATAAACACTCATTTTTGTGTCCTCGCGACAGCCTTCGATGCCCTTTGTCACGATTTTTATACCGTTCTTCTTGATGATCTGAGCACAGCCTACAAAAGAGAAATTCATACGGGCTTCATGGATGCGTACAGGAACTCCGCTATTTATCCGCTCCTGAGGGTGATGGATTCAGGAGAGTTTATTAAGGAGGCCGGGAACGGCCGGTAG
- a CDS encoding TatD family hydrolase: protein MYVDSHCHLEIEDFDDDRWNIIEESLAEGLDYMLTVGTEESYFGLVEKITEKYPQIYGAIGIHPHNAAGFDGGAAKRLQDALRGPKIVALGEIGLDFFKNRSPGSVQIKAFEEQIQLASRMGLPVIVHSRSAPRETYDILLASKESLGRGGVIHCFSYDLDYAKKFLDLGFFISIPGTITYTKNISLAEVARYVPSDRILSETDAPFLAPHPYRGKRNLPFYVKATVAKVAEIRDVEKEILASQIRKNFVALFLEGREGAPQ from the coding sequence ATGTATGTAGATTCCCACTGCCACCTGGAGATAGAAGATTTCGATGATGACAGGTGGAATATCATTGAAGAAAGTCTTGCAGAAGGACTCGATTACATGCTCACCGTGGGTACCGAAGAGTCCTATTTCGGTCTCGTGGAAAAAATAACTGAAAAGTATCCTCAAATTTACGGGGCCATCGGGATACACCCCCACAATGCCGCGGGCTTTGACGGAGGCGCCGCAAAGAGACTGCAAGATGCCCTGAGAGGTCCCAAGATAGTCGCCTTGGGCGAAATCGGACTGGACTTCTTCAAGAACCGCTCCCCGGGGTCCGTTCAGATAAAGGCCTTTGAGGAGCAGATTCAGCTTGCAAGCCGAATGGGTCTTCCCGTCATCGTCCATTCAAGAAGTGCCCCCCGTGAAACCTATGATATCCTCCTGGCGTCAAAGGAAAGCCTTGGCCGTGGAGGCGTTATTCACTGCTTTTCCTATGATCTCGATTATGCGAAGAAATTCCTGGACCTCGGTTTCTTTATATCCATTCCGGGCACCATAACTTACACAAAGAATATATCTCTCGCGGAAGTGGCGAGATATGTCCCTTCGGACCGGATACTCTCCGAGACGGACGCCCCCTTCCTCGCCCCCCATCCATACAGGGGGAAGAGAAACCTGCCCTTCTATGTCAAGGCCACAGTGGCGAAGGTCGCCGAGATCAGAGATGTGGAGAAAGAAATCCTCGCATCGCAAATTCGTAAAAATTTTGTCGCCCTTTTTCTGGAGGGCCGGGAAGGAGCCCCGCAATGA